From Melitaea cinxia chromosome 3, ilMelCinx1.1, whole genome shotgun sequence, one genomic window encodes:
- the LOC123669131 gene encoding protein phosphatase 1L isoform X1, translating into MEDELEDKVLHQTYISFVKIFSRFTNSIAFDTPVSYLWKMVRLYLLRSEVLVFTLAIIIFLMYLQTIGLWSRTLLSRLSQAMSPISAVQRMKLMEGSEADKQSWELKGSLSAAYAIKGRRMHMEDKFIINENINNTGISLFAIFDGHGGEFAANYAKDHLIQNLYNKVIELSAFKDGKTVIIPQKDSPEEPKKEEINVSVERKTSFKKSASTADDTLKKEITDPDLLAQLSKARPIITREVRPVKPVKNIAVPLSSYVDKGKINYGKLLTDEVLAADRLLVEAAKRTMNVAGTTALIAVLEGNHLIVANVGDSRGVMCDSRGNAIPVSFDHKPQQVREQKRIEAAGGYIAFNGVWRVAGILATSRAMGDYPLKDKKFVIADPDILTFNLDDHKPMFLVLASDGLWDTFTNEEAVKFIKERLDEPDFGAKSLTLQAYYRGSVDNITVLVINFLNNQVSISSQ; encoded by the exons ATGGAAGACGAATTAGAAGATAAGGTATTACATCAAACATACatttcttttgttaaaatattttcacgaTTTACTAATAGTATTGCGTTTGACACTCCAGTGAGCTATTTATGGAAAATGGTGCGACTTTATTTACTACGATCAGAAGTTTTAGTGTTCACTTTAGCTATAATCATATTCCTTATGTATCTCCAAACTATTGGACTATGGAGTCGAACACTATTAAGCAGGTTATCACAGGCTATGAGCCCCATAAGTGCCGTTCAGCGCATGAAGTTAATGGAAGGATCTGAAGCTGATAAACAAAGCTGGGAATTAAAAGGCTCACTGAGTGCAGCGTATGCAATCAAAGGTAGAAGAATGCACATGgaagataaatttattattaatgaaaacataaataataccgGCATTTCTTTGTTTGCTATTTTTGACGGTCACGGCGGAGAATTTGCTGCCAATTACGCTAAAGATCACCTAATACAAAACTTATACAATAAGGTAATAGAGTTGAGTGCTTTTAAAGATGGCAAAACAGTCATCATTCCTCAGAAAGATAGTCCTGAAGAACCaaagaaagaagaaataaatgttAGTGTTGAAAGAAAAACTAGTTTTAAGAAGTCAGCCAGTACTGCTGATGATACATTAAAGAAAGAGATTACAGATCCTGATTTGTTAGCTCAGCTCTCCAAGGCGCGGCCAATAATTACAAGGGAAGTAAGGCCAGTCAAGCCTGTTAAAAATATTGCTGTTCCTCTCTCAAGTTATGTGGACAAAGGAAAGATAAACTATGGTAAATTATTGACAGACGAGGTTTTGGCAGCTGATAGGCTTCTAGTAGAAGCTGCAAAACGTACTATGAATGTAGCCGGAACTACAGCTTTAATAGCTGTTTTAGAAGGTAACCATCTTATAGTGGCTAATGTTGGTGATTCAAGAGGAGTGATGTGCGATAGTCGCGGTAATGCAATTCCTGTCTCATTTGACCACAAGCCACAGCAG GTACGTGAGCAGAAAAGGATTGAAGCAGCAGGAGGGTATATTGCTTTTAATGGAGTGTGGAGAGTAGCGGGAATTTTAGCAACATCTCGTGCAATGGGTGACTATCCTCTCAAAGACAAAAAATTCGTAATCGCTGACCCTGATATCCTTACTTTTAACCTCGATGACCATAAACCAATGTTCTTAGTATTAGCATCTGATGGGCTATGGGACACATTTACCAATGAAGAAgcagttaaatttataaaagaaagatTAGATGAACCAGATTTTGGAGCAAAAAGCTTAACACTCCAGGCTTATTACAGAGGATCAGTTGACAATATTACAGTTTTAGTTATAAACTTTCTTAATAATCAAGTTTCTATATCATCACAGTAA
- the LOC123669130 gene encoding uncharacterized protein LOC123669130, translating to MGFTTVRNIVHETCKAIFTVLRSTALPKPTSQQWQSIATDFDKFWNFPNCIGAIDDVGAYGRNSDGGILQSSKFGSKLRNGFLCIPPEKALPHSTQKLPHVFVADEAFPLTENIMRPYPSHLLNDEKKRIFNYRLSRARRIVENAFGMLQERFELFQKGIKVQPKYINNIILASTCLHNFIIDGHSMEALSSNTNNAIDRTNDTVFNNLEGMVVRDCFTEYFSNVGNVYWHNKIVNRC from the exons ATGGGATTCACTACCGTGCGTAATATAGTCCACGAAACCTGTAAAGCAATATTTACTGTATTAAGGTCGACTGCATTGCCGAAACCCACGAGCCAACAATGGCAGTCAATTGCAACCGACTTTGATAAATTTTGGAATTTTCCTAACTGCATTGGGGCAATAGATG ATGTCGGAGCATATGGTCGAAATAGCGATGGCGGTATACTCCAAAGCTCTAAATTTGGTTCGAAACTACGTAATGGGTTTTTATGCATACCACCGGAAAAGGCTTTACCACATTCAACTCAAAAATTACCCCACGTATTTGTCGCCGATGAAGCCTTTCCACTAACAGAAAATATTATGAGACCATACCCCTCACATCTtttaaatgatgaaaaaaaaaggatattCAATTATCGCTTAAGTAGAGCACGGCGTATTGTAGAAAATGCTTTTGGGATGTTACAAGAAAGAtttgaattatttcaaaaagGTATAAAAGTTCAACCAAAGTACATTAACAACATCATACTAGCAAGCACGTGTTTGCATAACTTTATCATTGATGGTCATTCTATGGAGGCGCTTAGCTCTAATACTAATAATGCAATCGATAGAACCAATGATACAGTGTTCAACAATCTCGAAGGGATGGTTGTAAGAGATTGTTTCacggaatatttttctaatgttGGTAACGTGTACTggcataataaaattgttaatagaTGTTAG
- the LOC123669131 gene encoding protein phosphatase 1L isoform X2: protein MVRLYLLRSEVLVFTLAIIIFLMYLQTIGLWSRTLLSRLSQAMSPISAVQRMKLMEGSEADKQSWELKGSLSAAYAIKGRRMHMEDKFIINENINNTGISLFAIFDGHGGEFAANYAKDHLIQNLYNKVIELSAFKDGKTVIIPQKDSPEEPKKEEINVSVERKTSFKKSASTADDTLKKEITDPDLLAQLSKARPIITREVRPVKPVKNIAVPLSSYVDKGKINYGKLLTDEVLAADRLLVEAAKRTMNVAGTTALIAVLEGNHLIVANVGDSRGVMCDSRGNAIPVSFDHKPQQVREQKRIEAAGGYIAFNGVWRVAGILATSRAMGDYPLKDKKFVIADPDILTFNLDDHKPMFLVLASDGLWDTFTNEEAVKFIKERLDEPDFGAKSLTLQAYYRGSVDNITVLVINFLNNQVSISSQ from the exons ATGGTGCGACTTTATTTACTACGATCAGAAGTTTTAGTGTTCACTTTAGCTATAATCATATTCCTTATGTATCTCCAAACTATTGGACTATGGAGTCGAACACTATTAAGCAGGTTATCACAGGCTATGAGCCCCATAAGTGCCGTTCAGCGCATGAAGTTAATGGAAGGATCTGAAGCTGATAAACAAAGCTGGGAATTAAAAGGCTCACTGAGTGCAGCGTATGCAATCAAAGGTAGAAGAATGCACATGgaagataaatttattattaatgaaaacataaataataccgGCATTTCTTTGTTTGCTATTTTTGACGGTCACGGCGGAGAATTTGCTGCCAATTACGCTAAAGATCACCTAATACAAAACTTATACAATAAGGTAATAGAGTTGAGTGCTTTTAAAGATGGCAAAACAGTCATCATTCCTCAGAAAGATAGTCCTGAAGAACCaaagaaagaagaaataaatgttAGTGTTGAAAGAAAAACTAGTTTTAAGAAGTCAGCCAGTACTGCTGATGATACATTAAAGAAAGAGATTACAGATCCTGATTTGTTAGCTCAGCTCTCCAAGGCGCGGCCAATAATTACAAGGGAAGTAAGGCCAGTCAAGCCTGTTAAAAATATTGCTGTTCCTCTCTCAAGTTATGTGGACAAAGGAAAGATAAACTATGGTAAATTATTGACAGACGAGGTTTTGGCAGCTGATAGGCTTCTAGTAGAAGCTGCAAAACGTACTATGAATGTAGCCGGAACTACAGCTTTAATAGCTGTTTTAGAAGGTAACCATCTTATAGTGGCTAATGTTGGTGATTCAAGAGGAGTGATGTGCGATAGTCGCGGTAATGCAATTCCTGTCTCATTTGACCACAAGCCACAGCAG GTACGTGAGCAGAAAAGGATTGAAGCAGCAGGAGGGTATATTGCTTTTAATGGAGTGTGGAGAGTAGCGGGAATTTTAGCAACATCTCGTGCAATGGGTGACTATCCTCTCAAAGACAAAAAATTCGTAATCGCTGACCCTGATATCCTTACTTTTAACCTCGATGACCATAAACCAATGTTCTTAGTATTAGCATCTGATGGGCTATGGGACACATTTACCAATGAAGAAgcagttaaatttataaaagaaagatTAGATGAACCAGATTTTGGAGCAAAAAGCTTAACACTCCAGGCTTATTACAGAGGATCAGTTGACAATATTACAGTTTTAGTTATAAACTTTCTTAATAATCAAGTTTCTATATCATCACAGTAA